CAGTAGGCGGTAGCGGGGCGGTCAACGACCCTTGCCGCCTCTCGATTatgtataattatatataatcatgcaatgcaagtacaaataattatcatttttttatgtaatatatttaattaaatgatgtTTAAGCATAAATAAGCTTCTCGATTCAACCTCTGATAAAAAAGATATATCTTGATTATATTTCATCTCTTTAACAAGTTTAGCAGAAGGCAGTGGGCGGTTAGCGGCAGCGATGGTGGGCGGTTCGAGGCGGAAGGAGGCGAGGGTTGTGGGTGATAGGGCTGGTGGAGCTATTATGTTTTAGAAGAGAAAGTGTATTGCATTAATGatcaattttttagaaaaaaattgtgACTTTGATTGCCTCGTCCGCCACTACTCATTTTCTACCGTCTACAAACCGCTTAAGGCAAAGGCGGTGTGGTCGATGGCTACCATTTAGAACACTGGGCAACACAACACTAAGGACCAAAGTTATCACATGCATGTAATGCAGCATCAAATATGTTTTGGtggtaaaatattttgaacaagAGTTGTAACTATCCtgaatttgaaaatcaaagaagAAAAGGTGAACCTGATGCATGTTAAGAATGATATCAGATCCTCCAACGAACTCCCCATTGATGAATATTTGAGGGAATGTCGGCCAGTGGCTGAAATAAATTGTGGCATTtgttattatataacataatttcTGAAATAATAAGAGAAAGAACACTTCTCTATTTTTGTTCCAAGAATATGTAAATAGGTAAAGAGTACAAGATGGCTTATGAGACTGTGCAAACTAGTCTAGAACAAAGTCTTGTGAAGTATTTCGGAGGATACCAAGGAAAGTAATATATGCCATTATGCTGTGCCCGGTAAAGTAGCCATTATGCTGTGCCCGGTAAAGTTGCAATCAGAATATCGCACAACCATTTCAACATGACGCCCAAACACGTGTAAAATATGTGTAATTTATCTTTTCCTTAAAAAAGGTATATGCAATTTATTacaattacaaaaaataaatactcACGCActctaaaaaaaacataaaaactcaTCAGCGCACATCCAAGAGCGAGTACTTGAACTATTAACTATTAATAATAACTATATGGGTGAAAGGAAAATCAGAGAAGCCGCATAATGGTGGtggtaaaatattttcttcagtAGCCATTGTTTCTTTCAAAGTTGatattgcataaattaaaaattctaGCCATTCAGTTATTCACACTGATAAAAACATGAACCGTAATAAATTACCTGAAAGCTTTTACAGCATTCTTTAGTTCAAGGTCTTCTAATATATTTCTGGCACTTAATGGAACATCTGCAAAGCCCATTTCAACTGATAACAGGGTCGAGCATAAAAGTGTAGCAGAAACAATCATTCCACGTGAAGACAGTTTAAAACATAATAAGCATATCACTTTTGGTTTAGCAAATGAACCCAGTTCAGCTAAGTTACaaaatatgattaataaaaaacTGTATGGCTAATAAATCAATCTCTAGCATATAATTCAAAGAAGAGATTATCAGCCATCATATGAAGAATTCAAATATATCATACCATTTCATTATGGAACCCACCGACCTCCAAGCAACCTTAAAATTCAGGATTAAAactttgatttgatatcaaaaaagaaaaagcacTTTATTTCCGACTAAATCTGCCAAATCCAAGGCGGGATTTATGCAGAAACCCCTAtaagtaaattaaaaaaatagcagAAATTACAAAAGAGTAGGATTAGGCTAAGAACCCTTTTGGATAACAAGATGGATGAACAAAGTAAAGAAAGACGAATGAAAACAACTATACAAAATTGCAATTAAACACAATAAATTGAgcatttaaaaatttcaaaagtttGCATTTCTTACTATATTCTTTCAAAACTCTCACTGCTAATGCACTAAATCCACATCGGGGAAGATCAGGCACCCCTTTCATGTATATCATCACAGGGTTTTCCTTCAAATCCTGTGAATCAGAGATAGCATCACCATACAGATGTCAACCCTAGTGGATACAAGGCAAGGCTATTGAAAATGCCTAATTGGACAATAAGAAAACAAAATCAAGGATGAAGAAATTGTGAACCAAGTACAAGTACTTTATTATATTACGGattgaataaaaaaacatgACACAATGTACCTGCTCGACAATGTCTTTTATAGAAAGGCCAGAACTCTCAGTTTTAATAGTGGGTCTAAAATCTTCATGCGTGTCATCAGGCACATTCGTGGAAAAACGAAGAATGCTTTGGTGGAAAGAACCAGATGCCTACAACAGGAATAAAACAACATTAGATGAAATTTGGCAGTCAGAAAAGAGACTCTTCCATACAAATAGATGATAAGAGTCTAAATAGCCTTTGTACCAGTAGCCAAGGCCCAAGAATCTAAATTGAAAAAGTTATGAAACACTTGAGAAATTTGGGAAGAGGGTGATCCAAGTGAAAAAACATATACACTTACAGTCAAACCCGAGACTGGAAAAGGTGCAACACCTCTACGAATTATATTAGCCAATAACCTCACCATATTTGTGTGCTTAGTTCGGTGTCACCCTCTTATAGCTGCATAAagtatcaaataaataaaaattagtttcAGATACTAGGAAAATTTGCACCAAGACATAGCAATACAAATTTACAATGGATAAGCCAAAAACATCAAGATTAGACAACGTTAAACATTTAATGTGCATACACAAGTTGAAGTTTCAAGTTAATGGTTAAGATATCACatttcataattaaataaaggCAATTCAAAGAATAAATAGCTCTTTCTTTTTAAGTCATCAGCATACCTGAAAGCAACCGACAGCCGTCCCCTTCCTGTCCCAAGCCCAAATCAGAAAAACTAATGACAGACTATTTTTTCAGTCACAGTTAAGAATCAAGATGTAAATAAAGCATCACCATGCAGCACAGAATAGTATAAAAATACTAGTTACAGAATTAAAACATTAACATCTTACAGCATACAGTGATaacaaacaaaaacaagacATGGTTACAAACAATAGCACAACAAACTGATAAGTTTTCATGCGGTCTTTAACTCTATGAAACAAAGTCATGTATCTATTCAaactaattatttcaaaattaacacATCCTTGGTTCCTAaagaaacatttaaaatttaaattgttacAAAGACATAGTAGAACAACCGCCTTCAGTACAGAGTTAAACAAAACAGAAGTTTCTTAAGTTCTAGGATTTACATAATCTTAAAATGCAAAGAAACAAGTTTGTTAAAAAAGAATCAACCCATTCTTAAAAGAGTCATTCACAAAGTCACACTGAAAGTCGTAAGAACGAGAAATCATTTATTACAAAATGCAAACTCCACACTTTATTATTTCATACTTTATGTTGAGCATGAATCTTAACAGAGATTTGAAAAAACCATTATTAATTCATAGAAAATCCCAGCACGAGAATGAAGATACACCCAAAAAAAATCCTTGCTTCAGGTAGAAACGTAATGATTTCCTTTTTATCCCCCCAAAAAAAGCAGCTGCAGCTCAACGCAACTACTAACTCGGGAATATCAAACAGACCCTTTTTCCCCGAGAAGAAATTATTCATTGCAAGATCAGAAATCAACATGAAAAATCAAGTACCAGTAACGATAAACCCTAGTTCATCAAAGCCAACAAATTCATCACATGCAGAACACAGCACGATTCCAATTCGAAACACGAACAACGCAACAGTAAAAAAGGTAAATTGACTAAGAATTACAAATTTCATAGCAAGATTCTAACCCAGAATATTGATTTGGATAGATTCGCTAATGCCAAATATTTTCCACCGCATCAGCGCTTCAGCAAAGATGGTGAGACACGAAGCGGCCAGAGCATTTGAGAAGAATCGTGTCACTAGTACCAAAAAGCCccttaatatttatttacaacATTCCGATATTTCCAATAATTTCAATTTAGTCCTTTCAAGTAATTTTTAGGATTAGTTTTTTACtgttaataaaaatttacggaTAAAAACAAAATCTcaactcaaaaaatatattaaactacacactttataaaatttctaCACTCAATAGTGTATCTACTTCACAAATGGAGAgacttatttataaaatttctttgaaaataatctaaaaataattacatcattacatacatcatcacaaactaattttcaatattttcaactcttattttcaacactctcctttgtgatgatgatcatggtacaatgattgtcttcattacgtgtttttatactgtctcgttaaaaaccttactaggaaaaacctaTTGGAATAAAAATCATACTAAGGAAAAAATAGTGCAGTCACATAAACTCCCCTTCATGTTAACAcgaacgattcttcacaaattttgtagattgcgcatcccaatttTATATATCTGCTTTATGAATACTGTCGTAGGAaatgcctttgtgaagagatctgacaAGTTTTCACTTGATTTAATGCAACCATTATCAtttatcaatatctttattctgCTTAAGCTCttgggtgaatgcgaagaacttacggaaatatgtttagttctgtagctttttatgtatcattctttcatttgagtaacacatgcgacattattttcaaatagtGTCACAGGCTtcttgtcgaatgataatctgcattagatttggatatgttaggtcattgattttagccacacacatTCATGCTTCATGTATTGCAATAATTTCGACGTGATTTGATGAAATTGTTACGACTGTTTGTTTATGTAAACGcgaagaaattgcagtgcctctacgagtaaatacatatccggttTGGGAACAtgtcttgtgtggatcagatcaGTACACAGtatcagcataaccaattatactttgaTTGGTATCTTTTGAATATAAAAGTCTCAAGTATGTCATTCCTCGTAGATAATGAAATACATGTTTAATTTCGTTTCAAtatctctttgttggatatgagctaaatcttgccaataaatttatagTAAAAGATATATAAGGTCTTGTACAATTTGCAAGATACATAGAAGGCAtc
Above is a genomic segment from Primulina huaijiensis isolate GDHJ02 unplaced genomic scaffold, ASM1229523v2 scaffold39113, whole genome shotgun sequence containing:
- the LOC140968996 gene encoding monothiol glutaredoxin-S15, mitochondrial-like; amino-acid sequence: MVRLLANIIRRGVAPFPVSGLTASGSFHQSILRFSTNVPDDTHEDFRPTIKTESSGLSIKDIVEQDLKENPVMIYMKGVPDLPRCGFSALAVRVLKEYNVPLSARNILEDLELKNAVKAFSHWPTFPQIFINGEFVGGSDIILNMHQTGELKEKLNDVAEKNK